In one window of Branchiostoma floridae strain S238N-H82 chromosome 14, Bfl_VNyyK, whole genome shotgun sequence DNA:
- the LOC118429929 gene encoding hemicentin-2-like isoform X3: MLVHISRAHSIFHRPSVFVAVICMWAILFEGCLSQEGIGFTLPRGVQTTLGDPVTLAASYSTNYAVISVTWYKVHESETSSDKRTTVFSYVPLANIKKAYGDYKGRAQLVGMASLRIDPTRLEDEGTYSLSIMTDQLGNEEKFIRLDLFVPPKLEVGPSNPYVTTLGTTVTLTCKVKKAKPNVSSLHWEKDGGRIETSGLSGKYSGGNKEKPSLTIRHVTRADSGLYSCLVQHVTRPALASIHLEVLYPASIISISNLAEVSVENHVTFQCVADGNPPPNITWSRGGRLLPSNVYSLSRDVRTSSLVLNDVNVNDSGIYTCSASNGVGKVGRRTTQLVVLVPEKRTTSATFSTVATVIGSSAAVLWLIICVSLVMFLVKRHRRQGEERKKFSSLYNIGLAGTTSPSEADEKKTNVCKETPDMPNDTQSPSREIATTRGTKRTDRRCAKVLYDYKPREDNELRLEIGDIVEILEGEEGTWCLGYLRGRMGLFPSNYVRFVPITEVSPSTSLYIHCISEDNGKSVKDHL, encoded by the exons GCTGTCTGTCACAGGAAGGCATCGGGTTTACCCTACCAAGAGGAGTGCAGACGACCCTGGGGGACCCCGTGACTCTCGCGGCATCCTATTCTACAAACTACGCCGTCATCTCCGTCACGTGGTACAAGGTCCACGAGAGCGAGACTTCCTCAGATAAAAGAACTACCGTGTTCTCGTATGTTCCTCTGGCAAATATCAAGAAGGCCTATGGGGACTACAAAGGAAGGGCTCAACTTGTCGGAATGGCGTCTCTGCGGATAGACCCGACAAGACTGGAGGATGAGGGGACCTATTCACTCTCCATCATGACGGACCAACTTGGGAACGAAGAAAAGTTCATCCGTTTAGATTTGTTTG TGCCACCCAAGTTGGAAGTGGGCCCGTCCAATCCTTACGTCACAACCCTTGGCACGACAGTCACATTGACATGCAAAGTCAAGAAAGCCAAGCCGAACGTATCGTCTCTTCATTGGGAGAAAGATGGTGGTCGGATAGAAACCAGCGGGCTATCCGGGAAGTATTCAGGAGGAAATAAAGAGAAGCCGTCATTGACTATACGTCACGTGACCAGAGCAGATTCGGGGTTGTATTCCTGTCTTGTGCAGCACGTGACCCGACCGGCTCTGGCCAGCATACATCTGGAGGTCCTTT ATCCAGCGTCTATTATCAGTATTTCAAACCTGGCTGAGGTCAGCGTCGAGAATCACGTGACATTTCAGTGCGTCGCGGACGGAAACCCGCCACCAAACATCACGTGGTCAAGAGGAGGACGACTTCTCCCTTCAAATGTCTACTCCTTGTCACGTGACGTGCGCACCAGCTCATTGGTCCTGAATGACGTCAATGTGAACGACAGTGGAATCTATACCTGTAGTGCGAGCAACGGTGTTGGGAAAGTTGGGAGACGGACAACACAGTTAGTTGTTTTAG TTCCAGAAAAACGAACGACATCCGCAACATTTTCCACAGTGGCCACGGTAATCGGGTCCTCAGCGGCGGTTCTCTGGTTGATCATCTGCGTATCCCTGGTCATGTTCCTTGTGAAACGGCACCGCAGACAGGGAGAAGAGAGGAAGAAATTCTCATCACTGTACAACATCGGTCTAGCGGGGACAACGTCACCGAGTGAAGCcgatgaaaagaaaacaaacgtGTGTAAAGAAACACCGG ACATGCCAAATGATACACAATCGCCAAGTAGAGAAATAGCAACAACAAGAGGAACCAAACGAACTG ACAGGAGATGTGCCAAGGTTCTTTACGACTACAAACCACGAGAGGACAATGAGCTGAGGCTTGAAATCGGAGACATTGTCGAGATTCTAGAAGGAGAAGAAGGAACCTGGTGCCTGGGGTATCTCAGAGGCCGGATGGGGCTGTTCCCTTCCAACTACGTGCGCTTCGTCCCTATAACTGAGG TATCACCGTCAACGTCACTTTACATTCATTGTATCTCAGAAGACAATGGCAAATCAGTGAAGGACCATCTATAG
- the LOC118429929 gene encoding hemicentin-2-like isoform X2, with the protein MLTDNSGRLMALYGTFINWAFVCIFSVLPNSCLSQEGIGFTLPRGVQTTLGDPVTLAASYSTNYAVISVTWYKVHESETSSDKRTTVFSYVPLANIKKAYGDYKGRAQLVGMASLRIDPTRLEDEGTYSLSIMTDQLGNEEKFIRLDLFVPPKLEVGPSNPYVTTLGTTVTLTCKVKKAKPNVSSLHWEKDGGRIETSGLSGKYSGGNKEKPSLTIRHVTRADSGLYSCLVQHVTRPALASIHLEVLYPASIISISNLAEVSVENHVTFQCVADGNPPPNITWSRGGRLLPSNVYSLSRDVRTSSLVLNDVNVNDSGIYTCSASNGVGKVGRRTTQLVVLVPEKRTTSATFSTVATVIGSSAAVLWLIICVSLVMFLVKRHRRQGEERKKFSSLYNIGLAGTTSPSEADEKKTNVCKETPDMPNDTQSPSREIATTRGTKRTDRRCAKVLYDYKPREDNELRLEIGDIVEILEGEEGTWCLGYLRGRMGLFPSNYVRFVPITEVSPSTSLYIHCISEDNGKSVKDHL; encoded by the exons ATGTTGACAGATAATTCTGGACGGCTAATGGCTTTATATGGAACGTTTATCAACTGGGCCTTCGTCTGCATTTTCTCAGTACTCCCGAACA GCTGTCTGTCACAGGAAGGCATCGGGTTTACCCTACCAAGAGGAGTGCAGACGACCCTGGGGGACCCCGTGACTCTCGCGGCATCCTATTCTACAAACTACGCCGTCATCTCCGTCACGTGGTACAAGGTCCACGAGAGCGAGACTTCCTCAGATAAAAGAACTACCGTGTTCTCGTATGTTCCTCTGGCAAATATCAAGAAGGCCTATGGGGACTACAAAGGAAGGGCTCAACTTGTCGGAATGGCGTCTCTGCGGATAGACCCGACAAGACTGGAGGATGAGGGGACCTATTCACTCTCCATCATGACGGACCAACTTGGGAACGAAGAAAAGTTCATCCGTTTAGATTTGTTTG TGCCACCCAAGTTGGAAGTGGGCCCGTCCAATCCTTACGTCACAACCCTTGGCACGACAGTCACATTGACATGCAAAGTCAAGAAAGCCAAGCCGAACGTATCGTCTCTTCATTGGGAGAAAGATGGTGGTCGGATAGAAACCAGCGGGCTATCCGGGAAGTATTCAGGAGGAAATAAAGAGAAGCCGTCATTGACTATACGTCACGTGACCAGAGCAGATTCGGGGTTGTATTCCTGTCTTGTGCAGCACGTGACCCGACCGGCTCTGGCCAGCATACATCTGGAGGTCCTTT ATCCAGCGTCTATTATCAGTATTTCAAACCTGGCTGAGGTCAGCGTCGAGAATCACGTGACATTTCAGTGCGTCGCGGACGGAAACCCGCCACCAAACATCACGTGGTCAAGAGGAGGACGACTTCTCCCTTCAAATGTCTACTCCTTGTCACGTGACGTGCGCACCAGCTCATTGGTCCTGAATGACGTCAATGTGAACGACAGTGGAATCTATACCTGTAGTGCGAGCAACGGTGTTGGGAAAGTTGGGAGACGGACAACACAGTTAGTTGTTTTAG TTCCAGAAAAACGAACGACATCCGCAACATTTTCCACAGTGGCCACGGTAATCGGGTCCTCAGCGGCGGTTCTCTGGTTGATCATCTGCGTATCCCTGGTCATGTTCCTTGTGAAACGGCACCGCAGACAGGGAGAAGAGAGGAAGAAATTCTCATCACTGTACAACATCGGTCTAGCGGGGACAACGTCACCGAGTGAAGCcgatgaaaagaaaacaaacgtGTGTAAAGAAACACCGG ACATGCCAAATGATACACAATCGCCAAGTAGAGAAATAGCAACAACAAGAGGAACCAAACGAACTG ACAGGAGATGTGCCAAGGTTCTTTACGACTACAAACCACGAGAGGACAATGAGCTGAGGCTTGAAATCGGAGACATTGTCGAGATTCTAGAAGGAGAAGAAGGAACCTGGTGCCTGGGGTATCTCAGAGGCCGGATGGGGCTGTTCCCTTCCAACTACGTGCGCTTCGTCCCTATAACTGAGG TATCACCGTCAACGTCACTTTACATTCATTGTATCTCAGAAGACAATGGCAAATCAGTGAAGGACCATCTATAG
- the LOC118429929 gene encoding hemicentin-1-like isoform X1: MKMSIISGRKIAQPDTSCLRSSIGSSFFSALVCIWPILWMGCLSQEGIGFTLPRGVQTTLGDPVTLAASYSTNYAVISVTWYKVHESETSSDKRTTVFSYVPLANIKKAYGDYKGRAQLVGMASLRIDPTRLEDEGTYSLSIMTDQLGNEEKFIRLDLFVPPKLEVGPSNPYVTTLGTTVTLTCKVKKAKPNVSSLHWEKDGGRIETSGLSGKYSGGNKEKPSLTIRHVTRADSGLYSCLVQHVTRPALASIHLEVLYPASIISISNLAEVSVENHVTFQCVADGNPPPNITWSRGGRLLPSNVYSLSRDVRTSSLVLNDVNVNDSGIYTCSASNGVGKVGRRTTQLVVLVPEKRTTSATFSTVATVIGSSAAVLWLIICVSLVMFLVKRHRRQGEERKKFSSLYNIGLAGTTSPSEADEKKTNVCKETPDMPNDTQSPSREIATTRGTKRTDRRCAKVLYDYKPREDNELRLEIGDIVEILEGEEGTWCLGYLRGRMGLFPSNYVRFVPITEVSPSTSLYIHCISEDNGKSVKDHL; the protein is encoded by the exons GCTGTCTGTCACAGGAAGGCATCGGGTTTACCCTACCAAGAGGAGTGCAGACGACCCTGGGGGACCCCGTGACTCTCGCGGCATCCTATTCTACAAACTACGCCGTCATCTCCGTCACGTGGTACAAGGTCCACGAGAGCGAGACTTCCTCAGATAAAAGAACTACCGTGTTCTCGTATGTTCCTCTGGCAAATATCAAGAAGGCCTATGGGGACTACAAAGGAAGGGCTCAACTTGTCGGAATGGCGTCTCTGCGGATAGACCCGACAAGACTGGAGGATGAGGGGACCTATTCACTCTCCATCATGACGGACCAACTTGGGAACGAAGAAAAGTTCATCCGTTTAGATTTGTTTG TGCCACCCAAGTTGGAAGTGGGCCCGTCCAATCCTTACGTCACAACCCTTGGCACGACAGTCACATTGACATGCAAAGTCAAGAAAGCCAAGCCGAACGTATCGTCTCTTCATTGGGAGAAAGATGGTGGTCGGATAGAAACCAGCGGGCTATCCGGGAAGTATTCAGGAGGAAATAAAGAGAAGCCGTCATTGACTATACGTCACGTGACCAGAGCAGATTCGGGGTTGTATTCCTGTCTTGTGCAGCACGTGACCCGACCGGCTCTGGCCAGCATACATCTGGAGGTCCTTT ATCCAGCGTCTATTATCAGTATTTCAAACCTGGCTGAGGTCAGCGTCGAGAATCACGTGACATTTCAGTGCGTCGCGGACGGAAACCCGCCACCAAACATCACGTGGTCAAGAGGAGGACGACTTCTCCCTTCAAATGTCTACTCCTTGTCACGTGACGTGCGCACCAGCTCATTGGTCCTGAATGACGTCAATGTGAACGACAGTGGAATCTATACCTGTAGTGCGAGCAACGGTGTTGGGAAAGTTGGGAGACGGACAACACAGTTAGTTGTTTTAG TTCCAGAAAAACGAACGACATCCGCAACATTTTCCACAGTGGCCACGGTAATCGGGTCCTCAGCGGCGGTTCTCTGGTTGATCATCTGCGTATCCCTGGTCATGTTCCTTGTGAAACGGCACCGCAGACAGGGAGAAGAGAGGAAGAAATTCTCATCACTGTACAACATCGGTCTAGCGGGGACAACGTCACCGAGTGAAGCcgatgaaaagaaaacaaacgtGTGTAAAGAAACACCGG ACATGCCAAATGATACACAATCGCCAAGTAGAGAAATAGCAACAACAAGAGGAACCAAACGAACTG ACAGGAGATGTGCCAAGGTTCTTTACGACTACAAACCACGAGAGGACAATGAGCTGAGGCTTGAAATCGGAGACATTGTCGAGATTCTAGAAGGAGAAGAAGGAACCTGGTGCCTGGGGTATCTCAGAGGCCGGATGGGGCTGTTCCCTTCCAACTACGTGCGCTTCGTCCCTATAACTGAGG TATCACCGTCAACGTCACTTTACATTCATTGTATCTCAGAAGACAATGGCAAATCAGTGAAGGACCATCTATAG